The Borreliella mayonii genome has a segment encoding these proteins:
- a CDS encoding PQQ-dependent sugar dehydrogenase, translating to MKNQFLNSYFQLITTIFLMSFITMTAEETTSTLKVPNGFKVEIFLNNTIEKPRGITSDQDGNIFIGSGSTFAYFVTKNKKIYTIAKILQKPIGIVYWDNKLYISSVDKIYVVENVKEEINKSIKTNKDYIWKIKIFSLLPKNNTKMHSGRYIKVDPKNNKLIVNIGSQHNAKIPPKKEAIILSIDLKTKKEEIIAFGVRNSVGFDFHPISNEIYFSDNGQDGLGDNIPPDEINVITEYKEHFGFPYMFGKNQKNYSFYNKASKNTKFIPSIFELPAHVAPLGIHFYQGNNFPKEYINKLFIAEHGSWNRSSPVGYKITTLDIDSKTRTAKNYKTFLSGFLKPNNSKFGRPVDIITYYDGSILFTDDFGNKIYRVYYEKI from the coding sequence ATGAAAAATCAATTTCTAAATAGCTATTTTCAATTAATTACAACTATTTTTTTAATGTCATTTATAACTATGACAGCAGAAGAAACAACAAGCACACTGAAAGTTCCAAATGGATTTAAAGTAGAAATTTTTTTAAACAATACAATTGAAAAGCCAAGGGGAATCACAAGCGATCAAGATGGAAACATATTCATAGGATCTGGGAGTACTTTTGCATACTTTGTAACAAAAAACAAAAAAATTTATACCATAGCAAAAATACTACAAAAACCCATTGGTATTGTTTATTGGGATAATAAATTATATATATCTTCTGTAGATAAAATATATGTAGTTGAAAATGTAAAAGAAGAAATTAATAAAAGCATAAAAACAAATAAAGACTATATATGGAAAATTAAAATTTTTTCACTTTTACCAAAAAATAATACCAAAATGCACTCAGGACGTTACATCAAAGTGGATCCTAAAAATAACAAATTAATAGTAAACATAGGATCCCAACACAATGCTAAAATTCCTCCAAAAAAAGAAGCGATAATCCTTAGTATCGATTTAAAAACAAAAAAAGAAGAAATAATAGCCTTTGGAGTGAGAAACTCAGTTGGGTTTGATTTTCATCCAATTAGCAATGAAATATACTTTAGCGACAATGGGCAAGACGGATTAGGAGACAACATTCCCCCAGATGAAATAAACGTAATAACCGAATATAAAGAACATTTTGGATTTCCCTATATGTTTGGGAAAAACCAAAAAAATTACAGTTTCTACAACAAAGCATCCAAAAACACTAAGTTTATCCCATCTATTTTCGAACTTCCCGCACATGTAGCTCCACTTGGAATACACTTTTACCAAGGAAATAATTTCCCAAAAGAATATATAAATAAATTATTCATAGCAGAACATGGCTCGTGGAACCGATCTTCTCCTGTTGGCTACAAAATAACGACACTAGACATTGATTCCAAAACCAGAACAGCAAAAAATTACAAGACTTTTTTATCTGGATTTTTAAAGCCTAATAACTCTAAATTTGGACGACCCGTTGATATAATCACATATTATGACGGTTCAATTCTTTTTACAGATGATTTTGGAAATAAAATATACAGAGTCTACTATGAAAAGATTTAA
- a CDS encoding YebC/PmpR family DNA-binding transcriptional regulator: MSGHSKWSTIKRKKGALDAKRNKIFTKLIREITIAAKIGGGDIESNPRLRVAVNKAKVANMPKDNIEKAIKKGIGGNEGVEYFEITYEAYAPYGVALMIKCLTDNKNRTSSDVKSVLSKGGGSLGTPGSVSYMFYRKGLIVYNLEKYLEDEIMEFALEVGAEDILVSNNEAEVITSPDDFDKVLSFLKTKFKEEVAEIALIPENKISLNKEQAEKIIFLVEKLEDFDDVQEVIHNLEIPEELS; encoded by the coding sequence ATGTCTGGTCACAGTAAATGGTCAACAATAAAAAGAAAAAAAGGTGCTCTTGATGCAAAGCGCAATAAAATTTTTACAAAGCTAATAAGAGAAATAACTATTGCAGCTAAAATAGGGGGGGGGGATATTGAATCTAATCCAAGACTAAGGGTAGCTGTTAATAAAGCTAAGGTTGCCAATATGCCAAAAGATAATATTGAGAAGGCAATAAAAAAGGGTATTGGTGGTAATGAAGGGGTTGAATATTTTGAAATTACTTATGAGGCTTATGCTCCTTATGGGGTAGCCCTAATGATTAAATGTTTGACAGACAATAAAAACAGAACCTCTAGCGATGTAAAAAGTGTTCTTTCAAAAGGCGGAGGATCTCTTGGCACTCCAGGTTCAGTCTCATATATGTTTTATAGAAAAGGTCTTATTGTTTACAATTTAGAAAAATATCTTGAGGATGAAATAATGGAATTTGCATTAGAAGTTGGTGCTGAAGATATTTTAGTTTCAAATAATGAAGCTGAAGTTATAACAAGTCCTGATGATTTTGATAAAGTCTTATCTTTTTTAAAAACTAAATTTAAAGAAGAGGTGGCAGAGATAGCTTTAATTCCTGAAAATAAAATTTCTTTAAACAAAGAGCAAGCAGAAAAAATAATTTTTCTTGTTGAAAAACTTGAAGACTTTGATGATGTCCAGGAAGTAATTCATAATTTAGAGATACCAGAAGAATTAAGTTAG
- a CDS encoding bifunctional 5,10-methylenetetrahydrofolate dehydrogenase/5,10-methenyltetrahydrofolate cyclohydrolase, which translates to MNNVFNGKDFANKYYLMLKEFLKQHDLRDKIALKVVLANDEPASKLYVSIKSRVAKEIGLNVEVIKFSANSNQSDILEVIDRENKNLSTDGIIVQLPLLKDMDLNSILNRIVYSKDVDGLSFVNFGKMILGDKKGFIPCTALAVLKILRDEGIKTSGKTVVVVGRSPLVGRPISILLSSRPYDATVITCHSKSIYLDVYLRQADIVVSAVGKPRLIDKSMLSGKPYVIDIGISEIETDNGKILSGDTDFDNIKDCVKFITPVKGGIGPVTVLMLMFNTIKAHLINNEMFDVVDRLEKLVEV; encoded by the coding sequence TTGAATAATGTATTTAATGGGAAAGATTTTGCGAATAAGTACTATTTAATGCTCAAAGAATTCTTAAAGCAGCATGACTTGAGGGATAAAATTGCATTAAAAGTTGTTTTGGCAAATGATGAGCCTGCAAGCAAGCTTTATGTTTCAATTAAGAGTCGAGTTGCAAAAGAGATTGGCTTAAATGTTGAAGTAATTAAATTTTCTGCGAATTCTAATCAAAGCGATATTTTAGAAGTAATTGATAGAGAAAATAAAAATTTAAGTACAGATGGAATTATTGTTCAATTGCCCCTTTTGAAAGACATGGATTTAAATTCTATTTTAAATCGCATAGTTTATTCAAAAGATGTTGATGGCCTATCTTTTGTTAATTTCGGAAAAATGATTTTGGGCGATAAAAAAGGATTTATTCCTTGTACAGCTCTTGCTGTATTAAAGATTTTGCGAGACGAAGGGATAAAAACATCAGGAAAAACGGTTGTTGTGGTTGGCAGAAGTCCTCTTGTAGGAAGGCCTATTTCAATATTGCTTTCATCAAGGCCTTATGATGCAACTGTTATTACTTGTCACAGCAAAAGCATTTATTTAGATGTTTATTTAAGACAGGCAGATATTGTTGTTTCTGCCGTTGGTAAGCCTAGGTTAATAGATAAAAGTATGTTGTCCGGAAAACCTTATGTGATTGATATTGGTATTTCTGAAATTGAAACTGATAACGGCAAAATTCTCTCAGGTGATACAGATTTTGACAATATTAAAGATTGTGTTAAATTTATCACTCCTGTTAAGGGAGGAATAGGTCCTGTTACGGTTCTTATGTTAATGTTTAATACAATTAAAGCTCATTTGATTAATAATGAGATGTTTGACGTTGTAGATCGGTTGGAAAAATTGGTGGAGGTGTAA
- a CDS encoding BB0027 family outer member beta-barrel protein, whose translation MRKYLFIILIAVLLIGINIKKITAAVNIDRHTNSTLGIDLSVGVPIFYNDLSKAYPTNLYPGGIGAIKYQYHILNNLAIGLELRYMFNFDINHSFNILNPDSSVGKIFYSVPITFLINYIFDIGELFQIPVFTNIGFSLNTYGDRNNNITNLRTFDALPTISFGSGILWNFNYKWAFGATASWWMMFEFGNSAKMAHFALISLSVTVNVNKL comes from the coding sequence ATGAGAAAGTATCTTTTTATAATACTAATTGCAGTCTTGCTAATTGGTATAAACATAAAAAAAATTACAGCTGCAGTCAATATTGATAGACATACAAACTCTACTTTGGGAATAGATTTAAGTGTTGGAGTTCCTATTTTTTACAACGACTTATCAAAAGCTTATCCTACCAATTTATACCCGGGAGGTATTGGAGCAATAAAATACCAATACCATATTTTAAACAATTTAGCAATTGGACTTGAACTAAGATATATGTTTAACTTTGACATTAACCATTCTTTTAACATATTAAATCCAGATTCAAGTGTAGGCAAAATTTTTTATAGTGTGCCTATTACATTTTTAATAAATTATATATTTGATATAGGAGAATTATTTCAAATTCCAGTTTTCACAAATATAGGATTTTCTCTTAATACATATGGAGATAGAAATAATAATATTACAAATTTAAGAACTTTTGATGCACTCCCCACAATCTCTTTTGGATCTGGAATTTTATGGAACTTTAACTATAAATGGGCTTTTGGAGCAACAGCATCTTGGTGGATGATGTTTGAATTTGGAAATTCTGCTAAAATGGCGCATTTTGCACTTATATCATTATCAGTTACAGTGAATGTAAATAAATTGTAG
- the bamB gene encoding outer membrane protein assembly factor BamB, with product MKQKYENYFKKRLILNLLIFLLLACSSESIFSQLGNLQKIKNEYNILGSSSPRGISLVGETLYIAAMHLFKKENGKIEKIDLSNSYEFINDIVNISGKTYLLAQNKKAELAVCELNGKDWTLKFQKPLKAYKFLKSMGSDGVKEAYILAIDKNNREKIFDLQGIDKTPSQATENDKFYQISNEDNLITGNSLKIWQMNNNAYTNIDHQQAKEIMPIIKTSIRGFSEVLVITGGYNNLDTKFKVYSSTNNYATPIFIQDEVGEFSSYFAREFNDAILIGSNNGFAEFTKNKEGIFALQAPSKSVEPGSYNGSQLSKTGLNDIIPVSNNTIYILTQGKGLWKLENKKLTKE from the coding sequence ATGAAACAAAAATATGAAAACTATTTTAAAAAAAGATTAATTTTAAACCTATTAATATTTTTACTACTAGCATGCTCAAGCGAATCCATATTTTCTCAATTAGGAAATCTACAAAAAATAAAAAATGAATATAATATTTTAGGCAGTTCAAGTCCAAGAGGAATTTCTCTAGTAGGAGAAACTCTCTACATTGCAGCCATGCATTTATTTAAAAAAGAAAACGGCAAGATTGAAAAAATTGATTTGAGCAATTCTTATGAATTTATAAACGACATTGTAAATATATCTGGGAAAACCTATCTTTTAGCACAAAACAAAAAAGCAGAATTAGCGGTTTGCGAGCTAAACGGAAAAGATTGGACATTAAAATTTCAAAAACCGCTAAAAGCATATAAATTCTTAAAATCTATGGGAAGCGATGGCGTAAAAGAAGCATATATTTTGGCCATAGACAAAAATAATCGTGAGAAAATTTTTGATCTACAAGGAATTGACAAAACACCATCACAAGCTACTGAAAATGACAAATTTTATCAAATATCAAATGAAGATAACTTAATTACAGGAAATTCACTTAAAATATGGCAAATGAATAACAATGCATATACAAATATAGACCATCAACAAGCCAAAGAAATAATGCCTATCATTAAAACAAGCATTAGAGGTTTTTCTGAAGTTTTAGTAATAACTGGTGGTTATAATAATTTAGACACAAAATTTAAGGTGTATTCAAGTACAAATAATTACGCAACACCAATATTTATTCAAGACGAAGTGGGCGAATTTAGCAGCTACTTTGCAAGAGAATTTAATGATGCGATATTAATCGGAAGTAATAATGGATTTGCAGAATTTACAAAAAATAAAGAAGGAATTTTTGCTCTACAAGCACCCTCAAAATCCGTAGAACCTGGATCTTATAACGGTTCTCAGCTAAGCAAAACGGGCCTTAATGATATTATTCCTGTATCAAACAACACAATTTACATATTAACTCAGGGCAAAGGCTTGTGGAAATTGGAAAACAAAAAATTAACTAAAGAATAA
- a CDS encoding DUF188 domain-containing protein yields MLNKIFVDADSCNFKIIKFLQKFILHNKSKLIVVSNKFLSLEKTENVALEVVDNVDSFILNLADRHSLVITRDIFFAKLLLDIGTKVMNDEGQIFDINNINYLYFRSKINFNLKIKIKKYYDGDFNKSRYEKFIMNFYSLFFS; encoded by the coding sequence TTGTTAAATAAAATTTTTGTTGATGCTGATTCTTGTAATTTTAAGATAATAAAATTTTTACAAAAATTTATATTGCACAATAAATCAAAACTTATTGTAGTTTCTAATAAGTTTTTGAGTTTAGAAAAAACAGAAAATGTTGCGTTGGAAGTGGTAGACAATGTTGATTCATTTATTTTGAATTTAGCAGATAGGCATAGTCTTGTAATTACTCGAGACATTTTTTTTGCTAAACTTCTTTTAGATATTGGGACTAAGGTTATGAATGATGAGGGTCAAATTTTTGATATAAATAATATAAATTATTTATATTTTAGATCCAAGATTAATTTCAATTTGAAAATTAAGATTAAAAAATATTATGATGGAGATTTTAATAAATCTAGATATGAGAAATTTATAATGAATTTTTATTCTTTATTCTTTAGTTAA
- the lepB gene encoding signal peptidase I: MAPYLTFEQRLLRKKQRKIFLKYVLTFLMLNFFFTKFVLQIFMIKSNEMLPTITKNASLFFVATHITSFFIPLKMNDIVLYEDFRLNNNFLLTLIKDFFFLNKIFKRASYKVSRIAAVQGDSVYIRGLNVLVNKKDTNFFYLNGNLVSYYKLNSFFNTDEVVKCFILKKNEFFLLNDNLSVLNDSRIFGPINKNAIVSFLAFKVVDYKIVK, from the coding sequence GTGGCTCCATATTTAACTTTCGAACAAAGGCTTTTGAGGAAAAAGCAAAGAAAAATTTTTTTAAAATATGTTTTAACATTTTTGATGTTAAATTTTTTTTTCACAAAGTTTGTTTTGCAAATTTTTATGATTAAAAGTAATGAGATGTTGCCAACAATAACAAAAAATGCTAGTTTATTTTTTGTAGCAACACATATAACTTCTTTTTTTATTCCTTTGAAAATGAATGATATTGTTCTTTATGAGGATTTCAGGTTAAATAATAATTTTTTATTAACTTTAATAAAAGATTTCTTTTTTTTAAATAAAATTTTTAAAAGAGCAAGCTATAAAGTATCAAGAATAGCAGCTGTTCAGGGTGATTCTGTATATATTAGAGGTTTGAATGTTCTGGTAAATAAAAAGGATACAAATTTTTTTTATTTGAATGGCAATTTGGTTAGCTATTACAAGTTAAATAGTTTTTTTAATACAGACGAAGTGGTTAAGTGTTTTATTTTAAAAAAAAATGAATTTTTTTTATTAAATGACAATTTAAGTGTTTTAAATGATTCTAGAATATTTGGGCCTATTAATAAAAATGCTATTGTTTCTTTTTTGGCCTTTAAGGTAGTGGACTATAAGATTGTTAAATAA
- the lepB gene encoding signal peptidase I, whose protein sequence is MYLRRLDKFASFLVCIVERYLTYRKRKKYFCKLRAKKRGFFLNFLFDFVAAAIFVLVINQYFVQAYKIPSGSMENTLQIGDFLFVDKFSYGPELLPGLFKINGFKAPEESDIIIFENPEYKSKGVFFDIFQRILYMLTLSFVDLDRDEYGNPNVRFLVKRGAFADGKIVRFNNGKAYIKREGEENFILEDSYWDLVDKNFKIKKIVANEDYGIYGDFAMFVALSQLNINLSSTPDFSFFDVRMIDRFEFERLEYKYLSAFMPYVDYYIEKAIIRDYGIYVPYGYILPIGDNRDNSHDGRFFGVINKNKVLGRTLIIYLPFSRVGFI, encoded by the coding sequence ATGTATTTAAGAAGATTGGATAAATTTGCATCTTTTTTGGTATGCATTGTTGAGAGATACTTGACATATAGAAAAAGAAAGAAATATTTTTGCAAATTAAGGGCAAAGAAACGAGGATTTTTTCTTAACTTTTTGTTTGATTTTGTAGCGGCGGCAATTTTTGTATTGGTAATAAATCAGTATTTTGTTCAAGCTTATAAAATACCATCAGGTTCAATGGAAAATACTCTTCAAATAGGAGATTTTTTATTTGTAGATAAATTTTCTTACGGTCCTGAACTTTTACCAGGGTTATTTAAGATTAATGGGTTTAAAGCCCCAGAAGAATCCGATATTATTATTTTTGAAAATCCAGAGTATAAATCAAAGGGTGTTTTTTTTGATATCTTTCAAAGAATACTTTACATGCTAACGTTATCTTTTGTTGATCTTGATAGAGATGAATATGGCAATCCTAATGTTAGATTTCTTGTTAAAAGAGGTGCGTTTGCAGATGGTAAAATTGTTAGATTTAATAACGGCAAAGCTTATATTAAAAGAGAAGGCGAAGAAAATTTTATTTTAGAAGATTCTTATTGGGATTTAGTTGATAAAAATTTTAAAATTAAAAAAATTGTGGCAAATGAGGACTATGGGATTTATGGTGATTTTGCTATGTTTGTTGCTTTGAGTCAGCTAAATATAAATTTAAGTAGCACTCCCGATTTCTCATTTTTTGATGTTAGAATGATTGATAGGTTTGAATTTGAAAGATTGGAATATAAGTATTTATCTGCTTTTATGCCCTATGTTGATTATTATATAGAAAAAGCTATAATAAGGGATTACGGTATTTATGTTCCTTACGGATATATTTTGCCAATTGGAGACAATAGAGACAATTCTCATGATGGTCGGTTTTTTGGAGTAATCAATAAGAATAAGGTGCTTGGAAGGACCTTAATAATATATCTTCCATTTTCTAGAGTAGGATTTATTTAA
- a CDS encoding SUMF1/EgtB/PvdO family nonheme iron enzyme — MKEVDENSNIELFEVKLKPILGISPKVYIFLTTIILLLSLVSILIIIPKFKNPGAYLKINSNIANTYIYLNEKYIGRTPLNKYINTTEGIIRAKRMGFKTYEQKIKIHNKFFGNYSLQINLELIDPEKIIKQRQKELSIMVKIKDINENTKLIPVFSLISSELKEHPKYIKKFLKDSIPYLNSIEMFKDFLDSYKVVYSIDQDNSNQEEIWNSLKTNFDLESRAIFWFLENLNKDLKMLTKNEPWVKTLAKTLNNENIQLISKNEKINIKLPGFQKINSNKIEKIQNYELDSKNISLKSTYNIKEFLIQKQNVTKYEYQDFLKENPKWTLNNKENLIKEQLVDENYLKNFNQIGLNEAITGISYFSAIEYANWYSKKLPEGFKARLPISQEWELYQKEPNKNPLNINEISKKVGFWNLMQNSSFNDIAIFKNEKTFYNENSNFYSLITEIRTYSHQNNNLLNPSIKASFLKNWSSPNIGFRLIVSKE; from the coding sequence ATGAAAGAAGTTGATGAGAATTCAAATATTGAGCTTTTTGAAGTTAAATTAAAGCCAATTCTAGGAATATCACCTAAAGTTTACATATTTCTTACAACAATAATACTACTTTTAAGTTTAGTATCAATTTTAATAATCATACCTAAGTTTAAAAATCCAGGAGCATATTTAAAAATAAATTCCAATATTGCAAACACCTACATATATTTAAACGAAAAATATATCGGCAGAACTCCACTTAATAAATATATAAATACCACTGAAGGAATTATTAGAGCAAAAAGGATGGGATTTAAAACCTACGAACAAAAGATAAAAATTCACAACAAATTTTTTGGAAACTATAGCTTACAAATAAACTTAGAACTGATTGATCCTGAAAAGATCATTAAACAAAGACAAAAAGAGCTCTCTATAATGGTAAAAATAAAAGATATTAATGAAAATACAAAATTAATTCCTGTATTTTCATTAATATCTAGCGAACTCAAAGAACATCCTAAATACATTAAAAAATTTCTAAAAGATTCCATACCTTACTTAAATTCAATAGAAATGTTTAAAGATTTTCTAGATTCATACAAAGTCGTGTATTCAATAGACCAAGATAATAGCAATCAAGAAGAAATATGGAACTCTTTAAAAACAAATTTTGACTTAGAAAGTAGAGCTATCTTTTGGTTTTTAGAAAATTTAAATAAAGATTTAAAAATGCTAACAAAAAATGAGCCTTGGGTGAAAACATTAGCCAAAACCCTAAACAATGAAAATATTCAATTAATTTCTAAAAATGAAAAAATCAATATAAAATTGCCTGGATTTCAAAAAATAAATTCAAATAAAATCGAAAAAATTCAAAATTATGAATTAGATTCAAAAAATATTTCACTAAAATCTACATATAATATAAAAGAATTTCTTATTCAAAAGCAAAATGTTACAAAATACGAGTATCAAGATTTTTTAAAAGAAAATCCAAAATGGACATTAAATAACAAAGAAAATTTAATCAAAGAACAACTTGTAGATGAAAATTATCTTAAAAATTTTAATCAAATAGGATTAAATGAAGCTATTACAGGAATATCTTATTTCTCAGCAATAGAATACGCCAACTGGTACTCTAAAAAACTTCCCGAAGGATTCAAAGCAAGGCTGCCCATATCACAAGAATGGGAATTGTACCAAAAAGAACCAAACAAAAACCCATTAAATATTAATGAAATATCAAAAAAAGTTGGATTTTGGAATTTAATGCAAAACTCATCTTTTAATGATATCGCAATATTCAAAAATGAAAAAACTTTTTATAACGAAAATTCAAATTTTTACTCATTGATAACAGAAATTAGAACATACTCTCATCAAAATAATAATTTACTCAATCCATCAATTAAAGCTTCTTTTTTGAAAAATTGGAGTTCTCCAAACATTGGTTTTAGGTTGATTGTATCAAAGGAATAG
- the smpB gene encoding SsrA-binding protein SmpB, giving the protein MNTNTLLIENKKGKFNYFIEEKISCGIVLKGTEVKSIKAKKISFNNSFASIKKEELWLENLHVSKYKEGNIFNHDELRPRKLLIKKKELQRLKKFIEKEGYTLIPISFYLKKSIIKVEVGICKGKKLYDKREILKQKSIKKDLSREIKYK; this is encoded by the coding sequence TTGAACACAAACACTTTGCTTATTGAAAACAAAAAAGGAAAATTTAATTACTTTATTGAAGAGAAAATAAGTTGTGGAATAGTACTAAAAGGAACTGAAGTAAAATCAATAAAGGCAAAAAAAATATCATTTAACAATAGCTTTGCAAGCATAAAAAAAGAAGAATTGTGGCTTGAAAACTTGCACGTATCAAAATACAAAGAAGGAAATATCTTTAATCATGATGAATTAAGGCCCAGAAAACTTCTAATCAAAAAAAAGGAATTACAAAGGCTAAAAAAATTTATAGAAAAAGAAGGATATACTTTAATTCCTATTAGTTTTTATTTAAAAAAATCGATAATTAAAGTAGAAGTTGGAATATGTAAAGGTAAAAAATTGTATGACAAAAGAGAAATACTAAAACAAAAAAGCATAAAAAAGGATCTTAGTAGAGAAATAAAATACAAATAA
- a CDS encoding P13 family porin, with protein MNKFLIFVLATFCAFSSFAQANDSKSSAFSMNAGEKLLVYETGKQDPIVPFLLNLFLGFGIGSFAQGDILGGSLILGFDAIGIGLILTGAYLDIKALDINAKKAAFQWTWGKGVMLAGVVTMAVTRLTEIILPFTFANSYNRKLKNSLNVALGGFEPSFDIGMSQASALGFELSFKKSY; from the coding sequence ATGAATAAATTTTTAATTTTTGTTTTGGCAACCTTTTGTGCTTTTTCTAGCTTTGCTCAAGCTAATGATTCTAAAAGTAGTGCGTTTAGCATGAATGCTGGAGAAAAACTTTTGGTTTATGAAACTGGTAAACAAGATCCTATTGTGCCATTTTTATTGAACCTTTTTTTAGGGTTTGGAATAGGCTCCTTTGCTCAAGGAGATATTCTTGGAGGTTCTCTTATTCTTGGATTTGATGCAATTGGTATAGGGCTGATACTTACAGGAGCTTATTTAGATATCAAAGCTCTTGATATTAATGCTAAAAAAGCTGCTTTTCAATGGACTTGGGGTAAGGGAGTTATGTTAGCAGGTGTGGTTACTATGGCTGTGACAAGATTAACAGAAATTATTCTTCCATTTACATTTGCTAATAGTTATAATAGAAAGCTAAAAAATAGCCTTAATGTAGCTTTGGGAGGATTTGAGCCTAGTTTTGATATTGGTATGAGTCAAGCCAGTGCTCTTGGTTTTGAACTGTCTTTCAAAAAAAGCTATTAA